Proteins from one Oncorhynchus tshawytscha isolate Ot180627B linkage group LG16, Otsh_v2.0, whole genome shotgun sequence genomic window:
- the si:dkey-8e10.3 gene encoding serine/threonine-protein kinase SBK1: MIELGLADGSLIDELIALTAQSLSHLEIKEHFNIIKEIGRGKYGKVLLVTHRCRGTPMALKVMPKASTKLQGFLREYCISLHLSCHPCIVGLFGIAFQSNEHYGFAQELVIGRDLFAVIQPKVGIPESAVKRCVLQIASALEFIHEHGLVHRDIKPENILLLDSHCCRVKLADFGLAQTRGTLIRFISGTLPYMAPELCAVALEEGQKEVTAPPLSVEPSLDTWAFGVVIFCILTGYFPWERCVTSDDFYQEFADWCQAPTVEEVPPLWKRFTPAAMEMFSRLLELNANNRCTVGEVRSYVEKDWLMPTLVDTNGLQPENGKVSATCSTPSVCRSSPVHQEVE, from the exons atgatcgaGCTGGGCCTTGCAGATGGCAGTCTGATCGATGAACTGATTGCGCTGACGGCTCAGAGCCTAAGCCACTTGGAGATCAAAGAGCACTTCAACATTATCAAGGAGATCGGCCGGGGGAAGTATGGCAAGGTTCTGCTGGTCACCCATCGCTGCAGGG GAACACCGATGGCTCTTAAAGTGATGCCAAAAGCCTCCACCAAGCTCCAGGGATTCTTACGGGAGTACTGCATCTCCTTGCACCTATCCTGCCACCCCTGCATCGTAGGTCTCTTCGGAATCGCCTTTCAATCTAATGAGCACTATGGCTTTGCCCAGGAGCTTGTTATTGGGAGGGACCTTTTTGCTGTCATCCAACCAAAA GTGGGTATCCCAGAGAGTGCAGTGAAGCGCTGCGTCCTGCAGATTGCCAGTGCCCTGGAGTTCATCCACGAGCACGGCCTGGTCCACCGCGACATCAAACCTGAGAACATCCTACTGCTGGACAGCCACTGCTGCCGGGTAAAGCTGGCTGACTTCGGCCTGGCTCAGACGAGAGGCACTCTGATTCGCTTCATCTCCGGCACGCTGCCCTACATGGCCCCAGAGCTGTGTGCCGTTGCCCTGGAGGAGGGCCAGAAGGAGGTGACGGCGCCTCCGCTCAGCGTGGAGCCCAGCCTGGACACCTGGGCCTTCGGAGTGGTCATCTTTTGCATCCTCACCGGCTACTTCCCCTGGGAGCGCTGCGTGACCTCAGATGACTTCTACCAGGAGTTTGCTGATTGGTGCCAGGCACCCACCGTGGAGGAAGTTCCACCCTTGTGGAAGAGATTCACCCCGGCTGCCATGGAAATGTTCAGCAGGCTGTTGGAGCTCAATGCTAACAACAGATGCACAGTAGGGGAGGTCAGGTCCTATGTGGAAAAGGACTGGTTGATGCCGACGCTAGTGGACACAAACGGACTGCAACCGGAGAATGGCAAGGTCAGTGCCACCTGCTCCACCCCTAGTGTGTGTAGGAGTAGTCCTGTCCACCAGGAGGTGGAGTAA